Proteins encoded in a region of the Actinomycetes bacterium genome:
- a CDS encoding PH domain-containing protein: MSEPFDPPGEPWVRVSPRLATVRRIGLLVVWVPLGVLLAVLLWLVHAWLGALAALVALLGLAWVWAVVGRTVRSWGYAERAEDLLVTRGVLRRQLVVVPYGRMQFVDVTAGPLDRRFGLATVQLHTAAAATDASIPGLVPAEAARLRDRLAARGEATAAGL, translated from the coding sequence GTGAGCGAGCCCTTCGACCCGCCCGGTGAGCCCTGGGTGCGGGTGTCCCCGCGCCTGGCGACGGTGCGCCGGATCGGCCTGCTCGTCGTGTGGGTGCCGCTGGGCGTGCTGCTCGCAGTCCTGCTCTGGCTGGTCCACGCCTGGCTCGGCGCGCTGGCCGCCCTCGTCGCCCTGCTCGGGCTGGCCTGGGTGTGGGCCGTCGTGGGCCGCACCGTGCGCTCGTGGGGCTACGCGGAGCGGGCCGAGGACCTGCTGGTGACCCGTGGCGTGCTCCGGCGGCAGCTGGTCGTGGTGCCGTACGGCCGGATGCAGTTCGTCGACGTCACCGCCGGGCCGCTGGACCGCCGGTTCGGGCTGGCCACCGTCCAACTGCACACAGCGGCGGCGGCCACCGACGCGTCGATCCCCGGCCTCGTCCCGGCGGAGGCCGCCCGCCTGCGCGACCGGCTGGCCGCCCGCGGCGAGGCAACGGCCGCGGGCCTGTAG